CCGGAATTCAGTCAGCTGAGGGGCTCCCCCGGCATCATTACTGCCTCCTCCACACATTCCGGCTCCTGGTTTATACACAATACGGGTCTGATAAAAATCACCGCCCGTGATGAAATAAACTCATGAATGGCAACAGCGCCCGTTTCCGTGATGATGCTGACGCCCACCCTGGCACGCATTTTCTGCTGTGTTCCCGTCAGAGTGACAGCATTTTTTCCCTTTCGCCTCATGATGAAAGGACTGGCGTCCCTGCTCCGGCTTATTCAGTTCAGTCAGAACACGGGTATCCGGATCACACAGTTCAGTGAACAAACGACGACCACAGTCAGTCTGGTACACCGCGATCTGATGCCCCAGTAATTTACCCAGCATCCGTTCCCCGATGTTACGGACCACAACGCGGCTGACTTGCTGTTGAACCAGCAGGTCAACCAGCTTCCGTTTACCTGAACAATCTGCGCCCAGCGCGGGATTTTCTGTCCGGCTGAGCTCCACACCGCGCTCATCCACCAGGACAAGGTGACTCGCTTTGGTAAAATGATTTGCTACCCGGTCGTCATTCACTGGAATGGCTGTGATCATCTTGTGTAACTCCTTCCCTTTCAGAGTGCATTATTAAGGCCTTGCCCTGAGTGAGACAGTCCACAACCTTAAAACGGGCTGCTTTCAGGACATTGGCCAGTGTCTGCCTTGAAACCCCCATTGCAACAGCCGCTTCCTGCTGTTGCATGCCCAGTAAATCGACCAGCCGTAACGCTTCAAACTCATCTTCTTTTAAATGAACATGTTCAAGCTGGCTCATCGGTCGCGCATTGGGCTTAAAACAGGTATCCGCAGGGCGGCCACAGATGTTACGGGGAATTCTGGGTCTTGGCATGAAGGCTCCTTATTGGCATATGCTATATATACACTCATAAACTGGCATATGCAATATACTCTGCTCACCGGTGGAGAATTTTTTGCTTTACCCTGGAGTCTGTAAGTGGGCAGCAGGTCATGAGAGATGAAGAGAAAGAAAACAGATACTGTATGAGACTCAATTTAAAGTGCTGCCATAAGGGGGTCGTCTCAGAAAACGGAAAATAAAGCACGCTAAGCCGGTGGCAGCGGTCGCAATGGCCTGAACTTCCCCGCACCGACCTTGGCACTGCTGCGCCATAGGTAATCGCCGGTCAGGTTGATATGCTCCCACCCCAGCGGGGACAGATATTGCAGCAACGTGTCGTCCAGCGCCTCGCCCTTATTCAGCCCCGCATGGACGCGGCGGCGCAGCTCCACGCTTTGCAGCCAATCCAGAATGAACAGCGTGCGCTCGATGCGCCCATACATCCGCACCTTGTCGTTGATCGCCTTGCCGGAAGCCTGGAACTGCTGTTGATGCTTGTTCTTGGCCGCATTGAACAGCTTGCCGATGATACGGTCGTGAAGGTCGATGATTTCATCAGTGACGGTGGCCATGCCCTCGATGGCCAGTGCTACCAAGGTGGCGTAACGCCGCTGCGACTCGAACTTGGCCAGGTCGGCGGGCGTCATCTGGCCGCCTTCGCGGGCGATCTTGAGCAAGCGGTTTTGGTGTACCTGCCGTTCGATGCCAGCAGGTAGGTCAAGCGCCTGCCAGGCTT
This portion of the Citrobacter amalonaticus Y19 genome encodes:
- a CDS encoding NifB/NifX family molybdenum-iron cluster-binding protein, whose product is MITAIPVNDDRVANHFTKASHLVLVDERGVELSRTENPALGADCSGKRKLVDLLVQQQVSRVVVRNIGERMLGKLLGHQIAVYQTDCGRRLFTELCDPDTRVLTELNKPEQGRQSFHHEAKGKKCCHSDGNTAENACQGGRQHHHGNGRCCHS
- a CDS encoding DUF134 domain-containing protein, which codes for MPRPRIPRNICGRPADTCFKPNARPMSQLEHVHLKEDEFEALRLVDLLGMQQQEAAVAMGVSRQTLANVLKAARFKVVDCLTQGKALIMHSEREGVTQDDHSHSSE
- a CDS encoding Tn3 family transposase, whose amino-acid sequence is MYGRIERTLFILDWLQSVELRRRVHAGLNKGEALDDTLLQYLSPLGWEHINLTGDYLWRSSAKVGAGKFRPLRPLPPA